In Perca fluviatilis chromosome 14, GENO_Pfluv_1.0, whole genome shotgun sequence, a genomic segment contains:
- the LOC120573703 gene encoding uncharacterized protein LOC120573703 yields the protein MLWKEGLLIALYDAGIRGRMFNWIKNFLSDRTIQVRVGGELSEEFGVENGTPQGSVISPVLFNILINGMFSRVGKTFRFSLFADDGALWKRGRNLSYVFGQIQIALEKVSEWANDWGFKISIEKTKCMVFGYKKEMPTQLIQIYDTTIERVKHFKFLGIWLDERLTWKKHIEMVSSKCGKIINVLRCVAGAEWGADSDTMMMIYRAMIRSTIDYGCMVYGTAAPSVINQLDVIQAKALRVCSGAFRTTPISALLIESGEMPLAIRRRKLGLKYLMKLKGQTGKLPVKNLLRQHWEFMGTARLVKTNFVETLKSMAEDIGIGNLNVCPPVCRSDVPLWLIPDPIVDLYFMKTRKRKMSADVVEEIKARQSHIWGGCLQIYTDGSKDPESGKVAFGISIPEIGYKKGWRISDRLSVFTAELVAVLWALRWVEDNKQEHSVICSDSAASLLTIKGTKTKSRPDVLVEIMQVVYRLHKAGYEVGFMWVPAHMGVEGNEEADEVAKKAVQEERVQINVQYGSPDYTEIINRSVKEMWQNSWDCEKKGRTYYAVQRMVEKEIWGYRCKRRDAVVLSRLRLGHCGLRSGLALIGKHPDGKCECGDKETVKHILVQCRKYSRQRKKLFRELGATGETVFTVCSLLNLDSWSKGKKLMEYLRHIGVYNKM from the coding sequence ATGCTTTGGAAGGAGGGGTTGCTTATTGCACTTTATGATGCGGGAATCAGAGGAAGAATGTTTAACTGGATTAAGAATTTTTTAAGTGATAGGACAATTCAGGTAAGGGTGGGAGGGGAATTATCAGAGGAGTTTGGGGTAGAGAATGGAACCCCTCAAGGAAGTGTTATAAGCCCGGTCCTTTTTAATATACTAATTAATGGTATGTTTAGTAGAGTGGGAAAAACATTTCGGTTTTCACTGTTTGCAGATGATGGGGCCCTctggaagagagggaggaacctGTCATATGTATTTGGCCAAATTCAAATTGCTTTGGAGAAGGTATCTGAATGGGCTAATGATTGGGGTTTtaaaatatcaatagaaaaaacTAAATGCATGGTATTTGGATATAAGAAGGAAATGCCAACACAGCTGATACAAATATATGATACAACTATTGAAagagtaaaacattttaaatttttgggGATATGGTTAGATGAAAGGTTGACATGGAAAAAGCATATTGAGATGGTTTCATCTAAGTgtgggaaaataattaatgttttaagGTGTGTGGCTGGGGCTGAGTGGGGGGCTGATAGTGACACTATGATGATGATATATAGAGCAATGATCAGATCAACTATTGATTATGGGTGTATGGTATATGGGACAGCAGCCCCTTCAGTGATTAACCAACTTGATGTAATCCAAGCAAAAGCTCTTAGAGTGTGTAGTGGGGCGTTTCGCACAACGCCAATATCTGCGCTATTAATAGAATCAGGGGAGATGCCATTGGCTATAAGAAGACGTAAACTTGGGTTGAAGTATCTAATGAAATTAAAAGGACAAACTGGGAAATTACCGGTAAAAAACCTACTGAGACAGCATTGGGAGTTTATGGGAACAGCAAGATTGGTTAAAACAAACTTTGTAGAAACACTTAAATCTATGGCAGAAGACATTGGTATTGggaatttaaatgtatgtccaCCAGTATGTCGTTCAGATGTACCTTTATGGTTGATTCCAGATCCcattgttgatttatattttatgaaaacaagaaaaagaaagatgtcAGCGGATGTAGTGGAGGAGATAAAAGCTCGGCAGAGTCACATATGGggaggctgtctacaaatttATACTGACGGATCAAAGGATCCTGAGAGCGGTAAAGTGGCTTTTGGTATTAGTATACCTGAAATAGGGTATAAAAAAGGATGGAGGATTTCAGATCGCTTATCAGTGTTTACTGCAGAGTTGGTGGCTGTTCTATGGGCATTAAGGTGGGTTGAAGATAACAAACAGGAACACTCTGTCATATGTAGTGATTCAGCCGCATCCCTGCTTACAATTAAAGGTACCAAAACTAAATCCAGGCCAGATGTGCTTGTGGAGATTATGCAGGTGGTGTATAGACTTCATAAAGCAGGGTATGAGGTGGGGTTTATGTGGGTTCCGGCGCACATGGGTGTGGAAGGTAATGAGGAGGCAGATGAGGTGGCAAAGAAAGCAGTGCAGGAGGAAAGAGTTCAAATTAATGTGCAGTATGGGTCACCAGACTACACTGAAATAATTAATAGGTCAGTAAAAGAAATGTGGCAAAATTCATGGGATTGTGAAAAGAAGGGGAGAACGTATTATGCAGTACAAAGAATGGTAGAGAAAGAAATATGGGGTTATAGATGTAAGAGAAGAGATGCAGTAGTTTTATCCAGATTGAGGCTTGGACACTGTGGACTGAGGAGTGGGCTGGCTCTGATTGGTAAACATCCTGATGGAAAGTGTGAATGTGGGGACAAGGAAACAGTGAAGCATATATTAGTGCAGTGCAGGAAGTACTCTCGGCAGAGGAAGAAATTGTTTAGAGAACTGGGTGCAACTGGAGAAACTGTTTTTACTGTGTGCTCTTTATTGAATTTGGATAGTTGGAGTAAAGGGAAGAAACTGATGGAGTACCTGCGACATATTGGAGTATATAATAAGATGTAG
- the LOC120573704 gene encoding E3 ubiquitin-protein ligase RNF19B-like codes for MGPDDQQRSRTESQSSVDSMKESIFFQELMSSDSDEESSLTHEEKRSDSKETSNWKTEEQKCYDPLDATFTFIDGDDDLDFLCEDFKGLRAKMSCGHAVTPMSLTKWCRRLLDVEGKCRFECGVCDVKWPFEEVCKMALLTPEEINYFEKKMFSNAARDLDFKVCPGCQSRAVRTDLHNLSVQCPVCTADKGRTYKFCWQCLREWKGPVPRSDQCENDGCAPLLETLRTCPDITFEKVRGVTGCPSIRACPTCGLLVGHNRTKCKNITCPQCNKEFCFVCLKLTVECKSYLKACSSGVAPRQTSIPVWQRE; via the exons ATGGGTCCTGACGATCAACAACGGAGCAGAACTGAATCCCAGAGCAGTGTGGACTCTATGAAAGAGAGCATATTTTTTCAAGAGCTTATGAGTTCTGACTCTGACGAAGAAAGCAGTTTGACACATGAAGAAAAGAGAAGTGACTCTAAAGAAACCAGCAATTGGAAAACTGAAGAACAGAAGTGCTATGACCCTCTAGACGCCACGTTTACATTTATAGACGGAGATGATGATTTAGATT TTTTGTGCGAGGACTTCAAGGGTCTCAGAGCAAAGATGTCCTGCGGTCATGCAGTCACTCCGATGTCTCTCACCAAATGGTGCCGCAGATTGTTGGACGTCGAG GGAAAGTGCAGATTTGAATGTGGTGTCTGTGATGTTAAGTGGCCTTTCGAGGAGGTTTGTAAAATGGCTCTTCTGACCCCCGAAGAAATCAACTactttgaaaagaaaatgttcagtAACGCTGCCAGGGACTTGGACTTTAAAGTA TGTCCTGGTTGCCAGTCCCGTGCGGTGAGAACTGATCTGCATAATCTGAGTGTACAATGCCCAGTGTGCACAGCTGACAAGGGAAGGACTTATAAGTTCTGCTGGCAGTGTTTAAGGGAATGGAAAGGTCCGGTTCCACGTTCAGACCAGTGTGAAAATGATGGCTGTGCCCCCCTGTTAGAAACACTGAGAACCTGCCCTGATATCACCTTTGAGAAAGTTAGGGGGGTCACTGGCTGTCCCTCCATCCGCGCCTGTCCAACCTGTGGTCTTCTGGTGGGGCATAAcagaacaaaatgtaaaaacatcaCGTGTCCCCAGTGTAACAAGGAGTTCTGTTTCGTGTGCCTGAAGCTCACTGTAGAGTGTAAATCATATCTCAAAGCTTGCTCCAGTGGTGTAGCACCGAGACAGACGTCTATACCTGTATGGCAGAGAGAATAA